A stretch of DNA from Rhizobacter sp.:
TGCCTTCGAGCAGCAGCACGAACTCGTCACCGCCGGCGCGGGCGATCACGTCGTTGGCACTCGCCACCTTGCGCAGGCGCTGGGCCACTTCGCGCAGCACCGCGTCGCCGGTCGACTGGCCGAAGGATTCGTTGACCGCCTTCAGCCCGTCGACGTTGAGGAAGACGAGCGCCAGGCGGTGCTTCTGGCGGTCGGCGCGCACCGCGGCGACCTGCAGTGCTTCTTCCACCATCGAGCGGTTGGGCAGTTCGGTGAGGCGGTCGGTCTGCGCGGCACGCTTCACCTCGTCGCGGGTGCGCCGGAGCAGCCGGCGGAAGCGACCTTCGAGCACCGAGGTCATCAGCAGCAGGGCCAGCAGGGCCGGCACGCCCAGCGCGGCCAGGGCGGCCACGGTGGCGGGGGTGGTGCGGCTGGCGGCGAACGAGAGTGTGAGCAGCGGCACCGAGGCCGCGTGCAGCACGGCCGCGTTGCCGATGGAAATGGCGCCGCCCAGGCCGAGGGCGACACAGGCCTGCCACAGCAGGCCCAGGTGCGGGCGGCGGCGGCGCTGCTCGGCCACCAGCGCCAGCGCCACGCCAGCGCAGGCGCTGGCCATCAGGGCACCCGCGGCCAGCAGCGGCAGGTTCCAGTGCGGGGCCGGCGAGAGCTGCAGGGCCAGCAGGCCGAGCGCCGGCACGCCGCAGGCGCCCAGGCCGAGCACCAGGGCCGCGACCGTGACCCGGCCCAACCCCAGCTGCGGGCGTGCGCTCATGTGCACCCCCACCATCGAACTCACGAGCGCCAGCACCAGCGAGGCGAACACCCAGCCGCCGTGGTAACCCATGGCGAAGGGCAGGGGCTCGTTGGCGACGGCGATGAAATGGGCGGCCCAGGTGCCCGCGCCGAGGGCGACGGCGGAGGCGAGGCACGCACGCAGCGCGGTCGAGGCATGGCGCGACGACACGCCGCGCGCGAGATCGAGCGCGACGTAGGCGGCAAACACGGCCATCGCAGCGGAGGCGGCCCACAGCTCGGCGCGGAACCCCCACTTCAGAAAAGCCTCGTCCATCGAATCCTCGGGAAGACCGTCGTTCGGGTTTTATCGGCCGGCCCCGCCGCCAGCTTGATGCGGGGATGCACCACCCGAGCGTGACGAATGTCTCGTCGTGCGGGCGTGTTGGCCCGCGTCAGTGCAGGAAGCCGATCTCGCGCCGCCGCCGCACCTCGGGCTTCACGCGGTGCTCGGCCTCCAGCTGCGAGAGGAACTCGTCGGGGCCGAAAGCGACGCCCAGCACGTCGATCTGGCGCTTGACCGCCGCGAAATCGCCGGGCGCAAGCGCGTCGAGCTTGTGCAGGCGGGTGGTCTGCTCGGCGGTCAACTGGTCGGCCTGGCCCTCCAGCGCCTCGATCACGAACATCCGCTCGCGCTGCTCGGGCGTGAGCGGCAGGAAGCGGATCTTGAAGCTGAAGCGGCGCAGCGCGGCCTCGTCGAGTTCGTCGAAGAGGTTGGTGGTGCAGATGAAGACGCCGGTGAAGCGCTCCATGCCCTGCAGCATCTCGTTGACCTCGGTGACCTCGTAGTTGCGCTCGGCCATGCGCCGGCTGCGCAGGAAGCTGTCGGCCTCGTCGAGCAGCAGCACCGCGTTTTCGCTCTGCGCTTCTTCGAACATGCGCGCCATGTTGGCCTCGGTCTCGCCGACGAACTTGCTCACGAGGTCGGAGGCCTGGCGCACCATCAGGGGCCGTTGCAGCGCCTGCGCGATGTATTCGGCCAGCGCGGTCTTGCCGGTGCCGGGCGCGCCGTGGAAGCACAGCGTGCCGTGGCCCTTGCGGCGCAGCGCCTCGACGATGCGCGGCAGCTCGAAGCGCGATTCGGTGTGCACGAGGCTCAGGTCGTATTGCGTGACCACGCGCCGCGCCGGCCGTTGCTGGCCGTGGCTGCCGAGCGCCTTGTCGGCGTTGACGAGCTGGCGCTCGATCAGGGCCTCGACCTCCGGCCCGTGGGCGTCGTCGGCCGCGAGCTTGGCGAACTTGACGGCGGTACGCACCTGGGCCGGCGTGAGCGCGCGCCGCTCGGCCAGGCGGGCGATGAAGTCCTTCGACACGTCGACCCCATCGAGCGCCTTCGTGACCAGCGCTTCGCGCGCACCGGGCGGCGGGCTCTTGAGTTCCAAGTGGTACTGGAAGCGGCGGCGGAACGCCGGGTCGATCTGCTCGATGCGGTTGGTGACCCAGATCACCGGCACCGGGTTGGTCTCGAGGATCTGGTTGACCCAGGCCTTGCCGCTCACGCTGCCCGAGACGGCGCCATCGCCGGTGTCGATGCGCGCCATCAGCTGCGCGGCGTCGGTCGAGATGGGCGGAAAGACGTCTTCCACCTCGTCGAAGAGCAGCGCCACCTGCGGGCTGCCCTTCAGGAACACCTGGCTGATCTGCAGCGAGCGATATCGGTCGCGGCCCGACAGCGAGTTACCGTCGCGGTCGGCGTATTCCACCTCGTAGAGCTGAAGCCCGGCGGCCTGCGCGGCCACCTTGGCGAGCTCGGTCTTGCCGGTGCCGGGCGGGCCGTAGAGCAGTACGTTGACCCCCGGCGACTTGCGCGCCACCGCGTTGCGCAAGAGCGCGGTCAGCACCTGCTGGTCGTCGCCGACGAAATCGAAATCGGCCGCGCTCAGCTCGCTCTTCGTCGCGGGCCGGGTGAAGACGGCCATCAGGTCCGACGGGCCTTCGTAGTGGCGCATCAGCACCGGCGGCAGTTGCTCGCTCACCTTCATCAGGTCGGCGAGGTCGGTGATGTTGTGTTCGGAGATGAGGTTCTCGACCATGCCGGTGCGCTCGAGCCGCGAGCCGGCACGCAGGGCCTCGGCCACGTCCTGCTCGTTCACGCCCGCCACGGCGGCGATGGCAGCGTAGGCCTCCTGCGCGTTGGAGACCTTGAACTCGACCAGCAGGCCGCGCAGGTCGCGCTGGTAGCGGGCCAATGTTCCATAGAGCAGCAGCGCGCGCTCGGCGGGGTTGAGCTGCAGGAGGCCGGCGAGCGCGTCGATGTTCTTCTCGACGAGGGTTGACTCCTTCTTGAGGCTGCGGTCGAGCCAGTCGGCCGTGGCGCCCAGCACCGAGAGCAGGTCTTTCGGGGCGTCCTTGATGTATTCGTCGATGTAGAAGAAGAGCGTGCCTTCTTCGTAGGGGCCGTTCCACGCGCCGTGGCGCTGCATGAAGGCGGTGTCGGTGAGCGCCTCGTGGCCGTTCCAGTGTTCGTTGCCCTTGCAGCGCTTGTTGAGGAAGGCGCGCAGCCGCGTGAGCACGGTGGCCGGCCACACCAGGTGCTTGCCGGTGAGGGCGAGCAGGCCGTTCCAGTCTCGGCGCACGTTGAAGCGGCCGGCATGCCGCACCGTCAACGTGAGCACGAACTGGGAGCACATGCGGTCGAGCACCGGCGCCTCTTTCAGGCCGGGTGACAACACCATCCGTGCGTCAGGGTGAACGGTCGCCATCGACGAAGCTCCCGCGAGAAAAAGACTGCGCAGCCATCTTGGCGCAGCGTGCGCCAGGATGGCAAGCCCTTTTCAAGCCAAGGATTCGTCGCTGCCGGCGCGGGCGTCGGCGCTCAGTGCATCACCACCGGGTGCTGCATCAGCGAGGTGTAGCGCGAGATGTAGTCGTCGATCTCTTCTTCCGACGGCTCGCGGTCTTCGATCAGGGCTTCCACACCGAGCTTGAAGGTCTCGGCCATCGCGCCTTCGATGAAGATTTCCTTGCGCGCGAACTTGTCGACGATCTCATAGCCGCCGCGTGTCAACGCGCCGCTGGAGCCTCCCTCGAGCGCCGGTGCGTCCTGGTGGGCCACGTCGAACTGCAACACGGCGAAGCTGTCGGAGTTGTAGAGCATCTGCATGGAATCTCTCCTTCACCACCACCTCGGGGTGAAGCGGGCCGTTTCAAGCCATGCGGGATGCAGAGCCCTCAAGTCGGCGGTTGTGAGGTTTGGAGCCTCAAATCCCAGCTGGAGTTCTCGGTGGTTTGTTTCGCGCGCACCGGCAGGTAGTGCAAGCTCGGGGCGAGCCACACCTCCACACGCGTGTCATGGGGTTTGCGCGGCTCGCGCAGCAGCTTCACCGTCTTCACGGCACCGTCGGGTGTGCTCACTTCCTGTGGGCCTTCGACCTGGAAAGCCCAGACGTCGGAGTCGCCCCGCGCGCCCACCACGTGCAGCACGATGCGCGAGCCGGTGGCCACGCGTTTGGGCTCGGCCTGCGCGATGGCGGCCAGCTGCACCATCCAGCTCAGGCGGTCCTGGCTGCCCTGCAGCAAGGGGAACTCGGCCGGGTTGCCCGAGAACGTGATCTTGCCGGCCTTGCGCTGGAAGTTGGCCGCCTGCTCGCCGCGGCCACGGCGCTGGTCGGTGTAGCGCACGGGAGCAAGGCCTGCGGCGTCGAGGTTGCCCTTGCTCACGAGCGTGATGGCCGACATGCCGAGCACGCGGCCTTCGAGGCGCGCCTCGTAGCTGTTGCCGCTCGGCCGCCACACCAGTTCGCCGCGGCCGGTCCAGCGGCCATAGGTGAGCTCGTAGCCGAGCGTCATCGGCGGGGGCAACTGGGTGCGGTAGACGGGCACTTCATCCTGACCCACTTCGCCGCGGGCCACCGGGACCATCTGCAGCGCCGCGTCGGCGGGCAGCGCGGCGGCCACGAGCACCGGGTCGGTGTTGATGACGACCGCTTCCTCCGGCTCCTGCTGCGGGGGCGGCGGTGTTGGCGTGGCCTCGGGTGCCGGTGCGCGGCGCGCCGGCGGTGCAGGCTTGGCGACCACCACCGGCAACACCTCGGCCGGCGCAGGCGCCGGAGGTGTCAGCGTGCGCACCTGCACGGCGGGCCGCGCGCTGGACGCCTTGTCGACGCCCCAACCTTCAGCGAGCCGATCCCAGGCCAGCCAGTGCAGCAGCGCCACGCCCGCGGCCAGGGCCAGCAGGGTGGGCGCGAGGCGCCGGGCAGGGGCAGACGGGGAATGGGCCATGCGAAGAGAATACGAAGTCCAGGCATCCTAGCCAAACGACAAGACCCCATGAAACTTGCCAGCTACAAAGACGGTTCCCGCGACGGGCAGCTCGTCGTCGTCTCGCGCGACCTCTCGATGGCGCACTACGCCAACGGCATCGCCAGCCGCCTGCAGCAGGTGCTCGACGACTGGAACTTCCTCTCGCCGCAGCTCGAAGACCTCTCCGTCTCGCTCAACCACGGCCGCGCCCGCCACGCCTTCCCCTTCGACCCGGCGATGTGCATGGCGCCGCTGCCGCGCGCCTACCAGTGGGCCGATGGCTCGGCCTTCATCAACCACGTGGAGCTGGTGCGCAAGGCGCGCAACGCCGAGATGCCCGAGAGCTTCTACACCGACCCGCTGATGTACCAGGGTGGCAGCGACGACTTCCTCGGCCCCTGCGACGACATCGTGGTGCCGAGCGAGAAGATGGGCATCGACTTCGAAGCGGAAGTGGCGGTGATCACCGGCGACGTGCCGATGGGCGCCACGCCCGACCAGGCGCTCGAAGGCATCCGCCTGCTGATGCTGGCCAACGACGTGAGCCTGCGCAACTTGATCCCCGCAGAGTTGGCCAAGGGCTTCGGCTTCTTCCAGAGCAAGCCTGCCACCGCCTTCAGCCCGGTCGCGGTGACGCTCGACGAAGTGGGCGGTGCGTGGAAAGACGGCCGCCTGCACCTGCCGCTGCAAAGCACCTGGAACGGCAAGCGTGTGGGCCTGTGCGATGCCGGCCCCGAGATGACCTTCCATTTCGGCCAGCTGATCGCCCACATCTGCAAGACGCGCAACGTGCGCGCCGGCAGCATCGTGGGCAGCGGCACGGTGAGCAACAAGGACTGGTCGCATGGTTACTCCTGCGTGGCCGAGAAGCGCGCCATCGAGACCATCGAGCACGGCGAGCCCAAGACCGAGTTCATGAAGTTTGGCGACACGATTCGCATCGAGATGAAGGGCATCGACGGGCAGACCGTGTTCGGCGCGATCGACCAGACGGTGCGTGCACCCATCGACTCGGCCGAATGAAGGAGTTTCCCCACACGCTGAAGATCGCCACGGTGTGGCTGTTGGTCGGCGTGGTGGTGTTCCTGGGTTTTCGCTACTTCGAACATGAGCGGCAGCGCTCGAGCTTCACGGTCACGAAGACCGGCGTGATCGAGATCCGCCGTGGGCCCGATGGCCACTACCACTGGCCCGGCACCATCAACGGCCTCGCGGTCGACTTCCTCATTGACACCGGCGCCACCGGCACTGCAATGTCGCAGGCGATGGCGCGCGCCCTCTCGCTCGAATCGCAGCAGCGGGTGCGCAGCCACACCGCTGGCGGCGTGGTGACGGGCGACCTGGTGCGCGCCGACGTGGTGCTGCAAGGCGGCGTGCGCGTGGAGCGCCTGGCGATCACCGCGCTGGCCGGCCTCGACGATCGTCCGCTCCTGGGCATGGACGTGCTGGGCCGCCTGCGCTGGCAGCAGCGCGATGGCGTGCTGGCCATCCACACCGAGGCGTCGCCATGAGGCTTTGGCGCTGGTGGCTGCTGCTCGCCACGGCACTGGCCTTGCACGCCCGGGCCGCAACGCCCGACTGCCCGCCCACCCCGTCGCCCAGCCCCGAGGCCGTCGCCCGCGCCAGCGAGCAGGCGCGCGACCGCGGCTTTCTCTGGCGCATCCGCAAGGGCGGTCGCACCTCATGGCTCTACGGCACGATCCACCTCGGCCGCCTGGAGTGGGTCTTCCCCGGCCCCCAGGTGACTGACGCGCTGCGGGCGAGCGACGTGGCGGCCTTCGAGCTCGATTTCTCCGACCCCGCGCTCGTGCAGCGCCTGCAGGACGGCCTGGGCGCTGCGGCCCGCGACCCGGCCGCGCCCGTGCTGCCCGACGACCTGGCCGCGCGCCTGCGCCGGCAGCTGCAGGCCGCCTGCGCACCGCTCGAGTTGCAGCAGGCGCTGCCGCCCGAGATGCTGGCGGCCACGCTCACGGTCATGGCCGCCCGCCGCGACGGGCTCGACGCGGGCTATGCCATCGACCCGGCCCTGGCCCAGCTCGCGCGGCGCGAGGGCAAGGAAGTGGTATCGCTCGAAACCCCCGAGCAGCAGATCGGCCTGCTGCGCAGCGAGTCGGCGGCCGAGCTGCGCGAAAGCGTGGACAAGATGCTGGGCGACCTCGAACGCGGCCGCGTGCGCCCGCTGCTGCGGCGTGTGGCCACGGCGTGGGAGCAGGGCCGGGCGGCAGAACTCTCGAACTATCGCCGCTGGTGCGAGTGCGCCCGCACGCCCCAGGAACGCCAGGCACTCAAGGCTTTGCTCGACGACCGCAACGGCCCGATGGCCGAGCGCATCGATGCGCTCCACACAGGCGGCAAGACGGTGTTCGCGGCCGTCGGCAGCCTGCACATGTTCGGGCCCGCAGCCTTGCCCGCGCTGCTGGCGGCACGCGGCTACGAGGTGGCCCGCGTCGAGTTCCAGCGCTGAGCGCCACGGCGGTGTGCATGCCTCGTTCAGAGGCTGCCGGCGCGGTGTGGCGAGTGCACAATGGCCCGGCGCACGTTCACGAGACACCAGCAAGGAGACAACAAACATGGCCGACACCGCCGCCAACTTCACCAAGCTCGTCCCCGGTTTCGACTTCCTGCAAGGCCTGGTCAAGAACGCCGGCTCGGCGCTTCCCAACATCGGCCAGTGGGTCGCACCCACGCTCAACCCCGAAGAACTGGAAAAGCGCATCGAGGAGCTGCGCACCGTGCAGTTCTGGCTGGAGCAGAACGCCCGCATGCTGGGCGCCACCATCCAGGCCCTCGAAGTGCAGCGCATGACGCTCAGCACCTTGAAGACCATGAACGTGCAGATGGATCACCTGCGCGATTCGCTCACCATCAAGCCCTCGGCGGCAGTGCCCGTCGCCGCCCCCGAGCCCAAGCCGGCCACCAAGGCCGCGGCCAAGACGTCGCGCGGCAAGTCGGCGGCCGCCCCGGCGCCCGCGCCGCAGGCGGTCGACCCGATGCAGTGGTGGGGCGCGCTCACCAAGCAGTTCACCGAACTGGCCGCGACCGCGATGAAAGACAGCGCCACCGATGCCGCCAAGAACCTGGCCGGCGCGATGATCAAGCAGTCGGTCGATGCAGCCGGCCAAACTCTCAAGGCTGCAGCCTCGACACCGGGCAAGGTGGTGCGCAAGGCGGCGAGCGCCGCGCGCAAGCGCCCTTCCAACAAGGGCTGAGCCGCCCATGAAACTCTTCGCCCACGCGCACGCGACGCACCCCGACTGGCGCATGGCCGTGGCCCTGGCCGCCGCGCAGGTCGAGGCGCAGCGGCATGACGCGGCGGGCCTGCACATCCGCCAGCCCACGCTCGGCTGGGTGTACTTCAGCGACCACTACGCCCCGCACGCGCAGGCGCTGCTGGCCGACCTGCAGCAGCGCTGGCCGGGCGTCTCGTGGGTGGGCGGTGTGGGCGTGGGCATCTGCGCCAACGGCGTGGAGTATTTCGACGAGCCGGCCGTCACGCTCATGCTCACCGACCTGCCGCGCGAGCAGTTCTGCCTCTTCTCCGGCCGCAAGCCCCTGGGCCAGGCGCCGGCCGGCTTCGTGCCGGCGATGGCGCAGGTGCATGCCGACGGCCGCACCGATGCGCTCGACGAGCTGCTGGTCGACCTGAGCGATGCCACACAGACGGGCTACCTCTTCGGCGGCCTGGTGTCGGCGCGCAACCAGCCGGTGCACCTGGCCGACGGCGTGTTCGAAGGCGGCCTCTCGGGCGTGGCGTTTGCACCCGAGGTGGCGCTGATCTCGCGCGTGACCCAGGGCTGCCAGCCCATCGGCCGGGTGCGCCGCGTCACCCGTGCCGAGCGCAACGTGGTGGCCGAACTCGACGGCGAGCTGGCGCTCGATTGCCTGCTGCGCGATCTCGGCGTGAGCGAGCGCGAGCCGCGCGAGGCGCTGCCGCGCATCCGCGAGACGCTCGCCGGGCTGAACGACGCCAGCGAAGACGCGCTGGCCCGCCCAGGGCAGTTCGGCGTCGACACCCGCGTGCGCCACATCGTCGGCATCGACCCGGCGCGCGGCGCGGTGGCGCTCGCCGATGGCGTCGAGCCCGGCCTGCAACTCGCCTGGTGCCGGCGCGACACCGAAGCGGCGCGGCGCGACCTGGTGCGCATCTGCGCCGAGATCCGCGAGGAGCTGGAGCCCGAGACGCTGACCGTCGAGGCCGCGCTCGCGCTGCAGGGCGCGCAGGCCGACCATGCGCCGCACCCCGC
This window harbors:
- a CDS encoding DUF3567 domain-containing protein, producing the protein MQMLYNSDSFAVLQFDVAHQDAPALEGGSSGALTRGGYEIVDKFARKEIFIEGAMAETFKLGVEALIEDREPSEEEIDDYISRYTSLMQHPVVMH
- a CDS encoding retroviral-like aspartic protease family protein, with amino-acid sequence MKEFPHTLKIATVWLLVGVVVFLGFRYFEHERQRSSFTVTKTGVIEIRRGPDGHYHWPGTINGLAVDFLIDTGATGTAMSQAMARALSLESQQRVRSHTAGGVVTGDLVRADVVLQGGVRVERLAITALAGLDDRPLLGMDVLGRLRWQQRDGVLAIHTEASP
- a CDS encoding fumarylacetoacetate hydrolase family protein, yielding MKLASYKDGSRDGQLVVVSRDLSMAHYANGIASRLQQVLDDWNFLSPQLEDLSVSLNHGRARHAFPFDPAMCMAPLPRAYQWADGSAFINHVELVRKARNAEMPESFYTDPLMYQGGSDDFLGPCDDIVVPSEKMGIDFEAEVAVITGDVPMGATPDQALEGIRLLMLANDVSLRNLIPAELAKGFGFFQSKPATAFSPVAVTLDEVGGAWKDGRLHLPLQSTWNGKRVGLCDAGPEMTFHFGQLIAHICKTRNVRAGSIVGSGTVSNKDWSHGYSCVAEKRAIETIEHGEPKTEFMKFGDTIRIEMKGIDGQTVFGAIDQTVRAPIDSAE
- a CDS encoding FIST C-terminal domain-containing protein, whose product is MKLFAHAHATHPDWRMAVALAAAQVEAQRHDAAGLHIRQPTLGWVYFSDHYAPHAQALLADLQQRWPGVSWVGGVGVGICANGVEYFDEPAVTLMLTDLPREQFCLFSGRKPLGQAPAGFVPAMAQVHADGRTDALDELLVDLSDATQTGYLFGGLVSARNQPVHLADGVFEGGLSGVAFAPEVALISRVTQGCQPIGRVRRVTRAERNVVAELDGELALDCLLRDLGVSEREPREALPRIRETLAGLNDASEDALARPGQFGVDTRVRHIVGIDPARGAVALADGVEPGLQLAWCRRDTEAARRDLVRICAEIREELEPETLTVEAALALQGAQADHAPHPARRMAGAIYVSCLGRGGPHFGAPSAELAIIQRALGDVPLVGFFASGEIARRHLYGYTGVLTVFPGT
- a CDS encoding TraB/GumN family protein, which encodes MRLWRWWLLLATALALHARAATPDCPPTPSPSPEAVARASEQARDRGFLWRIRKGGRTSWLYGTIHLGRLEWVFPGPQVTDALRASDVAAFELDFSDPALVQRLQDGLGAAARDPAAPVLPDDLAARLRRQLQAACAPLELQQALPPEMLAATLTVMAARRDGLDAGYAIDPALAQLARREGKEVVSLETPEQQIGLLRSESAAELRESVDKMLGDLERGRVRPLLRRVATAWEQGRAAELSNYRRWCECARTPQERQALKALLDDRNGPMAERIDALHTGGKTVFAAVGSLHMFGPAALPALLAARGYEVARVEFQR
- a CDS encoding AAA family ATPase, whose protein sequence is MATVHPDARMVLSPGLKEAPVLDRMCSQFVLTLTVRHAGRFNVRRDWNGLLALTGKHLVWPATVLTRLRAFLNKRCKGNEHWNGHEALTDTAFMQRHGAWNGPYEEGTLFFYIDEYIKDAPKDLLSVLGATADWLDRSLKKESTLVEKNIDALAGLLQLNPAERALLLYGTLARYQRDLRGLLVEFKVSNAQEAYAAIAAVAGVNEQDVAEALRAGSRLERTGMVENLISEHNITDLADLMKVSEQLPPVLMRHYEGPSDLMAVFTRPATKSELSAADFDFVGDDQQVLTALLRNAVARKSPGVNVLLYGPPGTGKTELAKVAAQAAGLQLYEVEYADRDGNSLSGRDRYRSLQISQVFLKGSPQVALLFDEVEDVFPPISTDAAQLMARIDTGDGAVSGSVSGKAWVNQILETNPVPVIWVTNRIEQIDPAFRRRFQYHLELKSPPPGAREALVTKALDGVDVSKDFIARLAERRALTPAQVRTAVKFAKLAADDAHGPEVEALIERQLVNADKALGSHGQQRPARRVVTQYDLSLVHTESRFELPRIVEALRRKGHGTLCFHGAPGTGKTALAEYIAQALQRPLMVRQASDLVSKFVGETEANMARMFEEAQSENAVLLLDEADSFLRSRRMAERNYEVTEVNEMLQGMERFTGVFICTTNLFDELDEAALRRFSFKIRFLPLTPEQRERMFVIEALEGQADQLTAEQTTRLHKLDALAPGDFAAVKRQIDVLGVAFGPDEFLSQLEAEHRVKPEVRRRREIGFLH
- a CDS encoding DUF3108 domain-containing protein yields the protein MAHSPSAPARRLAPTLLALAAGVALLHWLAWDRLAEGWGVDKASSARPAVQVRTLTPPAPAPAEVLPVVVAKPAPPARRAPAPEATPTPPPPQQEPEEAVVINTDPVLVAAALPADAALQMVPVARGEVGQDEVPVYRTQLPPPMTLGYELTYGRWTGRGELVWRPSGNSYEARLEGRVLGMSAITLVSKGNLDAAGLAPVRYTDQRRGRGEQAANFQRKAGKITFSGNPAEFPLLQGSQDRLSWMVQLAAIAQAEPKRVATGSRIVLHVVGARGDSDVWAFQVEGPQEVSTPDGAVKTVKLLREPRKPHDTRVEVWLAPSLHYLPVRAKQTTENSSWDLRLQTSQPPT